Sequence from the Halodesulfovibrio aestuarii DSM 17919 = ATCC 29578 genome:
TTAAATGACAGCCCGGTGGATGTCTTGGTCGGAATGCTGCACGGCGCGATGGTATTTTACAGCAGGTTTACCAAAGGCCATAACGCAGACGACCGTGTGGTCTTCAGGAATTCCTATCAATTCAAGCAGTTCTGGGGCGATCATTGTTAAAACGGCTTTAGCGATACCATCCCAGACTGTGCCGAGACCGTGGCTGTTTGCCAGCAATTCGAAATAGCTCATGGCAATATGACAATCAGCCATAGGCGCGAGCGCATCTTTCGGTGCCGAAGCCACTAGTAAATGCGGTGCATTGCGAAAAATTATGTCTTTGCCGTCTTCGCATCCTTTGAGGAAATCAGCTATCCGCTCCAGACCTTTCGGGAGGTTACCTTCGCGAATTACTTTGAGAGCAGCTGCGGTTGCCTGCTCGCGGAGCTTGTCCATGGATTCGGGGTTATCTATTACGGTAAGCCGGTTTTGTCGCTGATTGACAGCGGTAGGGGCATGGTCCACCACGTGTAGCATATGATGAATGAGTTCTGGGTCAACACCCTCTTTTTTGTATCTTCGGATAGAACGACGGCTTAAGATCAGGGTTTCCATCTGGTTGGGGGCGGGCAATCCACCCTTGATTGAGGCACTGTTGGCCGGATCTTTTCCAAGGATACTCAAAGCACCTGTTTTGCATACGGCGAGACAGTGCTGGCATCCAATACACTTTTCTTCCTTTTCTTCATGGATAAAAGGATAGTCGTCCATTCCTATGATGCCGTATAGGCAGTCCTGAGCGCATTCTCCGCACTTAATACATTTATCTGTATCTACCTTAAAATTTAACATGTGTTACCCTTATACCTGTGTAGAGTTTGTTTTCTGTAAGCTTAATCACAGTAGCACAGAGGAAATGTAGCAAGAATACGTACTTTGCTGTAATTTTACGCGGTAATAGGTCGCACGGTGATGTAGAGAAGAAGTGAAGACATAGCAGGCAGAAAAAGAGCACCCTCAATGAGGGTGCTCTTTTTCTGCAATATTATCTTTCGCCCTTGCGGGCGCTGAACATGGCAATACAGCCTTTTACTTCAATTTTAACATTGGAGAATCGGGACTCCAGTTCTTCACGTAAACCGTTACGGTAGTCTCGCGTGTTAGAGAATATTCTTTTTTTGTTATAGAAGGCCATGAACTTTTGTGCAGCGAAGTTTTGTCGTACGCCGTGGCTCAGGATTGTTGATCCGAAAATCTTTCCACCGTCGTACAGGTATTCTGAAAGGGTATCCAAAATGACTGCTTTTTCTTTTATTGCTCCGGGGAGGCAGTGAAAAAGAGCGTTGATGCTTATTGAATCAAATTTGTTACATGGCAAATTCAGCGGTGCAAGAATATCTGCCTGATATACTTCCGGCTTGAAACGCTTAACACGCGCTGCGGCGGTATCTAAGCATGTGCTGTTTGCATCCAACAGGGCTAGGCGGCGTTTTTGTTCTAACAGGCATTTGTCGAGAAAGTAACCTGTGCCCACGCCGACATCCAGATGGTTAAGCGAAACGTGTTTGCGAAAATGGTAGCGCAGGTGCTTGGTTGGGCAGCGCCAGATAAATGAGTTTGAAATGCCGAGTACCCATATATCGTATAGAGATAGGACAGGTTTTGTATAGAATCCCTGCCCCGCGTGTATTACTTGTGACTGTTTCATTATATAAAATTTCTCCTCATCAGGTCACTTGATGATGAACTGTTGCGGGCTGTATGCTTTTGTGCTTCACGAGAACATTGAATGTAGCCCGAGCTGGTATCCATATTGTATGAACCATGTTCAGGAGAAGGTAAAAAAGCAATAAATTCCACACGAATTGTGGTTGCGATGTGATTTTTAATAATATTGTCGTTAAGCGCACAGAAAAAGCGCCCTGTATCGTGTCACAGGGCGCTCTTCACTGATAGCCAAGATGTGAGTACAGCATCATTAATCATAATGAAAGTTGAAATCACATCGCAAGGAGGTAACGGCTTTTAAAATGAAACTTATCATATTGTTGTGCGATAAGAAGTCATTCAAGTGACAGTTTGTTTTTACGCTCCAGCGCAAGTGGACCGACTGGCCACAATAACTGCGTTAGAAGTTGGAACAGGTTTTTATTTGCTCCCAAAATGCGAGAAAGGAAAGCTGAAAATTGTTACGCTTGTTTTTAAACAAGTAAGCTGTCAGGTCGCGTAGGTTGTTTGGCCTATTTGATAGTAAAAGTCCCTCCCGCAGGTACTGCGGAAGGGACTTTCGTGCTTAGGCGCTATCCGAGGATAGCTTTGAGATCTTCTTCTGGGGTGGATATAGGTTTGATACCGTAGTTATCTACCAGAATGTTCAGGATGTTCGGGCTGATGAATGCAGGAAGGGAAGGCCCGAGGCGAATGTCGGTAATACCGAGAGAGAGAAGGGTGAGAAGAATAACAACAGCCTTCTGCTCGTACCAGCTGAGTATCAGTGATAATGGGAGTTCGTTTACGCCGCACTCGAATGCGCCAGCAAGGGCTATCGCAATCTGGATTGCGGAGTATGCATCGTTACACTGACCAATGTCGAGGAGACGAGGAATACCACCGATGTCGCCTAGCTTTTTATCAAAGAAACGGAATTTACCACAAGCAAGTGTAAGGATGACCGTATCTTCAGGAGCCTGTTCTACAAACTCAGTGTAGTAGTTACGGCCAGGTTTGGCGCCATCACAACCACCGACAAGGAAGAAGTGGCGGATTGAACCGGCCTTAACACCTTCGATTACTTTGTCTGCAACACTCATTACGGTGTTGTGGCCAAAGCCGCAAAGAACGCTGCCTTTGTCCGCGGTGTCAGTGAAGCCGGGCTGTGCAAGTGCGCGTTCGATAACCGGAGTAAAATCTTTAGCGGGGCCGATGTGGGTAAGACCAGGCCAGCCAACAAGACCGGTTGTGAACACGTTGTCTTTGTAAACTTCCTGAGGTTTCTGGATACAGTTAGTGGTAAAGAGAATTGCACCGGGAAATTCAGGAAATTCTTTATGCTGATTCTGCCATGCTGTACCGAAGTGGCCGTAGAAATGCTCAAATTTTTTGAGTTCGGGATAAGCGTGACATGGGAGCATTTCACCGTGTGTGTAAATATTGATACCTGTTCCTTCAGTTTGTTTAAGAAGGAGGTATAGGTCTTGAAGGTCATGGCCGGAAACAAGGATTGCTTTACCCGGGACGTGACCGAGAGGCACTTCAGTAGGTACTGGATGGCCGAATGTACCGGTGTTTGCTGTATCAAGCAGTTCCATAGCACGGAGGTTGACTTCGCCACATTTGAGACAGAGGCCGAGCCATGCTTGAAGGTCTCGGTCCTGTTCGTCGTAACCAGCTGCAAGACCGGTGTATATAAAGTGGTATACAGAGGAATCCTGCTGACCGAGTACTGCCGCATGGTCAGCGTAAGCACAAAGGCCTTTCATACCGTAAAGAAGAAGTTGTTTTGCGGAGCGGATATCATCGTCAGTATCAAAGTTTTTAATGGAATGTGCTTCGCCCTGAGCAATTAAACCCTCAAGAGTTTCAGCCGGCTCAAAATTTCCTGGCCCGCTTGCGAAATGAACATCAAGTGCTTTGCGGTGCGCTACGATTTCATTGATAAATTTCTGAAAATCTTCAGGTGTGAAATTAACATTGGTAAGAGTGGTGAAGAGCATTTTGGCAGTAAAATGGCCAAGGTTGTTGCTGCTGTCACCTTTTTTTAGCGCAGTAAGAGCAAGGCCGCGCAGTGCATAGACTGTGAGATCCTGAAGTGCTGCAACGTCTGCTTTTTTGCCGCATACGCCAATTTTGTCACAACCGATACCTTTTGCGGTTTGCTCACACTGGTTACAGAACATAGGTAACTCCTTTTTTTGAGTATTAACTTGAGTTGCTTCGTCTGCCGTAAAAATTTTTTTCAAGAAATCCAACATACTGGTACACCTCATATGGGCTAAAAAATTTTGTGTGTCTCATCGAACAGCAACTTGACAGCAATTAGAAGTTATTTGATGCGCGAAAGAAGTTCGTTGCCATTGAATGCAACCTAGCTATCCTATGAATTTTATTCTGTGACACGGGTCAAAAAACAGAAGTCGTGTCAAAAAAAAGTTGGTTCAGGCATTTTATTTTACCATAGTGAATTTCTCATGTTACTCCTGTGAGGAATATTATATAGGGGGGCATCTTGATATCATCAGGGTGTGCTTACTGTTTGCTTGCAAGAAAAAAGAGGAAAGTGTACCTTTTCCACTTGACGATTGGGTGGGGAATGCGTAAATACCATCTTCGCCGTAACGGTGTAGGCGCGTAGCTCAGTGGTAGAGCACTACCTTGACATGGTAGGGGTCAGCAGTTCGATACTGCTCGTGCCTACCAACACTGACGGATTGTAGGGAGGCGATAGCCTCCCTTTTTTTTATATATTCGAAAATTTTCAGGAGATACCATCGTGAACGTGTCTATTGAAGGACAAGTTGTAGAGGTAGCAGCAGAAGCAAGCTGCCGTGATGCCCTGAGAGAAGTACTCAGCGGTAAAAAATTCAAGACTGTGTTGGCTGCAAAGTGCGGCACGACAACGCTTGATCTCACTGCAACTATTCCGACAGGTTGTGATGAAATCACGCCTGTATACGCGGACACGCCGGAAGGTCTTGCCTTACTCAGACACTCAACTGCGCACATTATGGCTGATGCAGTTAAGCGTTTGTTCCCTTCTGCTAAAGTTACCATTGGTCCTTCCATTGAAAACGGTTTTTACTACGACTTCGACGTAGAGCGCCCGTTTACTACTGAAGACCTTGAAGCGATTGAAGCGGAGATGACCAAGATTATCCGTGAGGCTGCTCCATTTACTTGCGAAGTTGTTTCCAAAGACGAAGCGAAAAAATTGTTTGCTGATATGGGAGAAAGCTACAAGCTTGAACTTATTGATGCTGTCGATGACGATGTGGTTTCCATTTATCGTCACGGCGATTTTGCAGACCTTTGTCGTGGCCCGCATCTTCCAACAACCGGATACGTTAAGTCGTTTAAACTCATGTCTGTTGCTGGTGCTTACTGGCGCGGAGATGAAAAGAACCCAATGCTTTCACGTATCTACGGTACTGCGTTCTCTGATCCTAAGGAACTCAAAAAATACCTCAACCGTCTTGAAGAGGCGAAAAAACGTGATCACCGCAAGCTTGGTGCAGCACTTGACCTTTTCAGCTTTCAGGAAGAGGGCGGAGTTGGTATGGCCTACTGGCATCCAAAAGGTGCCCTTATCCGTACTATCCTTGAAGACTTTGAACGAAAAGAGCATTTAAAACGCGGATACGATATCGTACAGGCACCGCAGATTCTCAAGCGAGAGCTTTGGGAACGCTCCGGTCATTACGACAACTACCGTGAAAATATGTACTTCACCGAAATCGACGAAGTGCCATACGGCGTAAAGCCAATGAACTGTGTTGCGCACATGCTTATTTATAAGTCTCACATGCGTAGCTATCGTGACCTTCCAATGCGCTATTTTGAGCTTGGAGTGGTTCACCGTCACGAGAAGTCCGGTGTGTTGCATGGTCTTATGCGTGTTCGTCAGTTCACTCAGGATGATGCTCATATTATTTGCCGCCCTGATCAGCTTCAGGAAGAGATTGTTGGTGTTCTTAACTTTGTTAAAGACATTATGAATGTTTTTGGTTTTGAATACTCTCTTGAGCTTTCCACCCGTCCTGAAAAATCCATTGGCGATGACGCTGATTGGGATCTGGCAACGGAATCCCTGATTGAAGCGCTTAAGGCCATTGATCTTCCTTACGAGATTAACGAAGGTGACGGCGCTTTTTACGGACCAAAGATTGATATTAAACTCCGTGATTGTCTTGACAGAGAATGGCAATGTGCTACCGTTCAGTGTGATTTTACCTTGCCAGAACGCTTTGATTTAGGGTACGTGGGCGAAGATGGTGAACGTCACCGCCCTGTAATGGTTCATCGCGTTATTCTTGGTTCAGTTGAACGTTTTATTGGTATTCTTACTGAACACTATGCTGGTGCATTCCCAACTTGGCTTGCTCCGGTACAGGCCCGTGTGCTAACTGTCACCGATGCACACAACGAATTTGCAGAAGAAATCAAAGCGGAGCTTCGTAAAGAAGGAATCCGCGTTGAAGCAGATACTCGTAATGAAAAGCTGGGTTACAAAGTTCGTGAAGCCCAGGTTTCTAAGATCCCGTATATGCTAGTTATCGGGGATAAAGAGGTTGAAGAACAAGGTGTGAACGTACGCATGCGTAAGGGCGAAAACCTTGGTCTGAAATCTGTTTCGGAAGTGGTAGAGCTTATTAAAGCTGATTGTGAAGAACCGTTTAAAAGCGGAGGGTTAAGCTATCGCTTTTCCTAAATATCGTCGGCAAGAGCCGCAAGATATGACTAAGCGTAACGAACAAATTCGTGCGCGTGAGGTTCGTGTTATTAGTGAAACTGGTGAGCAGCTTGGAATTCTTGGAAGAAACCAGGCCATCGACATCGCTAAAGAAAAAGGACTCGACCTCGTTGAGGTGGCTGCTAATGCTGAACCACCTGTCTGCAAGATCATGGACTATGGTAAGTACAAGTTCGAGCAGAAAAAGAAGAAACAGGAAGCAAAGAAAAATGCTGCTGTAGTTCAGGTTAAAGAAATCAAAGTTCGTCCAAAAACTGACGAGCACGATTACCAGACTAAACTTAAGCACATTCGTCGCTTCCTTGAAGCCGGTGACCGTTGTAAGGTTACTGTGTTCTTCCGTGGACGTGAAATCGTTCATAAAGATCGCGGTCTTACAATTTTGGAACGGGCTATGGAGGATACTAAGGATATCGCAAAAGTGGACCAGATGCCACGTTCCGAAGGACGTACCCTGCACATGTTGCTGGTGCCGACTGCGAAAAAATAAGCATTCTGGCTTGATTTTGTGATTGAATTAGAGCAATATCCCCGCTTCGCGTAGTTATACTTGTTGTTCTGCGCTTTGCTCAGAGGAATTTTCTGAAAACTCCTTGTACTGCAAGGGGTTTTCTCTCGCGTGCTGTCGTTACGCTGTAGAATGACAGTACAGCAATAACGGTAAGGAGATTAACATGCCAAAGATTAAAACCAGACGTGGCGCTGCAAAGCGTTTTTCTTTGACTGGTACCGGCAAGATCAAACGTCGCAAGCAGAACCTTCGTCATATCCTGACTAAGAAAAGTGCAAAGCGTAAAATGAATCTCGGTCAGTCTGCTATTGTTGATAGAAGCAATGAAAAAGCTGTTCGTCGCATGCTTCCTAACGCATAAGACGTATCACTTTAGTATATAACATTTTTTCGCGCTCCGTTGGCACATCTCTCGCCTCACGGAGTGACAAAGACCCTGGAGGGTATCCATGCGAGTCAAGAGAGGCTTGGCGGCTCATCGTCGTCATAAGAAATATTTGAAAATGGCTAAAGGCTTCCGTGGCGGTCGTTCTAAACTGTACCGCACAGCACGTGAAGCAGTAGAAAATGCATTAGTTTATTCTTACCGTGACCGTAAGACCAAGAAACGTGAGTTTCGTCGTCTTTGGATCCTGCGTATCAACGCTGGCGCCCGTTTGAACGGTCTTTCCTACAGCAAGTTCATGCACGGCCTGACCCTGGCTGGTGTTGAACTGAACCGTAAGGTCCTTGCTGACCTTGCAGTTCGCGAAAAAGAGCACTTTGCCCAGCTTTGCGAAATCGCAAAAGCTAAGCTGAGCTAAGTAGCACTTTCAGGTATGAGCCTGATTCACGAATTAGAAAGCCTGGTTCAGGAGCTTAACAGCGGCCTGGATCAGGCTTTTTCATTAAGCGTAGTGGAAGATTTGCGTGTAGCCTTCTTGGGTCGAAAGGGTAAACTCGCGCAGATCATGCAACGTCTTCCAGAACTGTCTCCAGAAGAACGTCCGGAAGTTGGTAAAACTGCAAACATCGTAAAGGGTAAGCTTACTGGCTTGCTTGATGAGTGCAAAACTAAACTTGAAAACGCAGCAGAAGCGGACAAACTTGCCAAGTTTGACCCTTCAATGCCGGGACGTATGCCTTGGCAGGGTTCATTGCACCCTATCACCAAGGTGATGACAGAAATCTGTGATATCTTCAAAGGGCTTGGATACGACATCGTAACCGGTCCTGAAGTAGAGAACGATTTTTATAACTTCGAAGCGCTCAATCTGCCTCCAGAGCATCCAGCGCGTGACATGCAGGATACCCTGTACGTAACAGATAATATTCTTCTGCGTACGCACACATCTCCAATGCAGGCACGTACTATGCTCAAGCGGAAACCACCGCTTGCTATTATCGCACCTGGTAAAGTGTACCGTCGTGATTCTGACCTTACACACACACCTATGTTCCATCAGATCGAAGGTCTGCTGGTTGGCGAAAAAGTAAGCCTTGCAGAGCTCCGCGGTACCCTTACCGCCTTTCTTCAGGAAGTGTTCGGGCCGGAAACCAAAGTTCGTTTCCGTCCTAGTTTCTTCCCGTTCACCGAGCCTAGCGTAGAAGTAGATATTTCTTGCTGCATGTGCGGTGGCGACGGCGTAGTGGACTGCAAGCCTTGTCGTGTCTGCAAGCAGACTGGTTGGGTTGAAATCCTTGGTTGTGGCATGGTTGATCCTGAAGTGTTCAAGAAAGTTGGCTATGATCCGGAAAAATACACCGGCTTTGCTTTCGGTCTTGGTGTGGAGCGTGTTGCAATGCTTAAATACGGCATTGGTGACCTCCGCATGTTCTTCGAGAACGATGTGCGTTTCCTTAACCAGTTTATCTAGCAGGGGAGAATAGTACCATGCTTTTAAGTATCAACTGGTTGAAAGAGTTTGTTCCGTTTACCGGAACAATTCAGGAACTTGATGACGCGCTGACCATGCTTGGTCTTGAAGTGGAAGAAGTAATTCATCCGTTTGAAGGCATTAAGCCAATGGTTATCGGTCACGTTGTTGAGTGTGAAAAACATCCTGAAGCAGAAAAACTTTCTGTATGTAAGGTCGATGTTGGCGAAGCAGAGCTGTTAAACATTGTCTGCGGTGCACCGAATGTTCGTAAAGGACTGAAAGTTGCTGTAGTCAAAGTTGGCTCTGAAATGCCTGACGGCACCAAGATTAAAAAGACAAAACTTCGTGGTATTCCATCCATGGGTATGATTTGTTCAGAGCGTGAGCTTGGACTTTCAGACGCACATGATGGCATCATGGAGCTTCCGGAAGAACTCGTGCCGGGTGCAAGCCTTGTCGAGTCCTTGAATCTGGATGAAGTAGTGCTGGATATTTCCATCACTCCTAACCGTGCGGACTCCTTGAGTGTTCTCGGTGTTGCCCGTGAGGTTGCACTTGCTTTTGATCTGCCGCTCACCGTACCTGAGTATACTCTTGTTGAGTCCGGTGATGATTGCTCTGATGAAGTGGCAATCGAAATTACCGATGCAGATAAATGTTATTGCTACTACGGTCGTATTCTTGAAGGTGCTGCCATTGGTCAGTCTCCTGCATGGATGCGGTACCGTCTTGTAGCTGTCGGCTTGCGTCCTATTTCGAATATCGTAGACGTGACCAACTACATCATGATGGGTTTTGGTCAGCCGCTTCACGCATTTGACCTTGATCGTCTTGATGGTGCCAAGGTTATTATAGATACGGCTGCTGAAGGTGAAAAGTTCATTACTCTTGATGAGCAGGAACGGACACTGAAGGCAACGGATCTTATGATCAAAGACGGTAGCAAAAGTGTTGCCCTTGCCGGTGTTATGGGTGGCGCTAACAGCGAAATTCATGATGGATCTACACGTATTTTCCTTGAATCAGCTGTGTTCCAACCTGCATCTGTACGCCGCACTGCACGTCGCCTTGGTCTCTCCTCTGATGCTTCTTTCCGCTTTGAACGCGGTGTTGATCAGTTACATTGTCCAGAAGCAATGGATCGCGCAGCAGCTATGCTTGCTGAGCTTACTGGTGCAACCGTCCGTAAAGGCATATGTAAAGCTGAACCAAAGCCTTGGGTTGCTCCTGAGCTTCAGTTCCGCCCGCAGCGTTGTCGTGATCTTCTTGGCGTAGATGTGGATGATTCTTTCTGCAAAGCTACCCTTGAAAAGCTTGGCTGTACTATCTCCGGCGCAGATACTGCGGACTGGACAGTGGTACCGCCTAGCAACCGTCTCGACTATGAGCGCGAAGTAGATTTTATTGAAGAGGTTGCACGCGTATACGGCATGGATCGTATTGAGCCTGTTCTTCCTCAAGTGAAACGTACTCTAGAAGCACGTAATGATGATTGCAACGAGTACGAGTTCTGGTCTCTCATTAAACGCTGGGGCTGCGGTCTCGGACTGAATGAAGCGATCAACTACTCTTTCGTTGGTCATGCAGATCTTGATCTGTTTAATTTGCCTACAGACAACCGCATCACTATCATGAATCCGCTCTCTTCTGAGCAGGATGCGATGCGCACAGAACTTGCTCCGGGGCTTTTGCAGAACCTTCGCTATAACTTGGGACACGGCAACACCGGTCTGCGTTTGTTTGAACTTGCGCATATCTTTGAAGCTGATGAATCAAGTGATACAACTGTTCGCGAATCCGGCCGCCTTAACATTTTGTTCTACGGTGACCGTTTTGATTCTGCATACCCTCGTATGACTTCTGAAGCAGAGTATGCTGATATTAAAGGTTGCGTAGAACATCTTCTTGCACATCTTCATGTAGGAGAGCCTAGCTTTACTCTTGCAGAAGATCATGTATGGCTGTCTCCGGCTGTAGATGTTGTCGTTGGCAACCAGAAAGTTGGCACTATCGGAAGAATCAATCCTGTGATTGCTGATGCCTACAATGCTAAAAAAGATGTCTGGTTTGCAGATCTTGATACAGACGAACTGAGTAGATTGTATGTAGCAAGCTGTGTTAAATTTTCCAGCTTGCCTGTGCATCAGTCTGCATGGAACGACCTCACTGTAATCGCTCCGATTACACTTAATGTTCAGGCTATCTTTGATCAGGTTGCAGCAACAAAATTGCCGCTTCTTGAGAAGATGGAACTGATCGACGTGTTCGTACCTGAAGTGTCAGAAGATGCTGAAGAAACTCGCAATTTGACTTTCCGCCTTACTTTCCGTCATGGTTCAAAGACATTGAAAGATAAGGATGTAGACAAAGAGCGTAAAAAGGTGGTTAAATCTCTCGAAAGCGCATTGCCTGTTCGCATTTAGTCAGGAAACAGCTCTGCAGGGAGACGTATGAAAGCAAAGACCTATCGTATCGGTGAGGCTGCTACCCTGTTGAACTTAAAACCGTATGTCTTGCGGTTTTGGGAAACAGAATTCAAACAGCTTATCCCTATACGCACCCAAAAGGGGCAGCGTATGTATTCCGAACAGAATATACTTCTGTTGCGGGCGATACGGCATTTGCTTTACGAACGCGGTTTGACCATTGAAGGCGCCCGTAAGGTGCTTGGTCAATATGAAGAAATACATGGCTCTATCACCGGTCCGGAATTTCCCGGGCCGGAGATAGAGGCTTTTTGTGCAGGGAGCGGCACAGAGAAGCCTCTGTATGGAACAGAAGCTTCCGGTGCAATTGATGTCGAGGAGATCATTACAGAACTCGCATCGCTCCGTGATTTGCTTATAACGGGTCGTCATTGATGTACCCGTATTTTTGTGTGTGATGTCCGTTGGGGGCGAGCACACCCGCACAGTACCATAACCGGCGAAAGCCACAGAGAAGATACTATGATCCTTTCACCTTCGTTATTGTCTTCTGACTTCGGCAGACTTGCTGAGGAATTACAGGCACTCGAACAGGCAGGACTGAAGTGGGTACACTGGGATGTCATGGACGGCATGTTTGTACCTAATATTACTCTTGGAGCACCTATTATTAAACGTCTCCGTAAAGAGAGTAACCTCTTTTTTGACGTTCATATGATGGTTCAGCAGCCGGAGCGCTACGTTGAAGACTTTGTGGATGCCGGTGCAGATATGGTTGTTATTCATGCAGAAGCAACCAATCACCTTGAACGCACAATTGCTGAAATTAAGCGAAAAGGTGCGCAGGCGGGCGTGGCTCTTAACCCGCATACTCCTCTCTCTGTTCTTGATTATGTTCTCGATGAACTGGACATGGTGCTCATTATGAGTGTTAACCCGGGATTCGGTGGACAAAAATTTATTCCGTTCAGCATGCGTAAAATTGCAGAGCTTTCGGATATGATTAAGAAGCGCGGCCTTTCAACCCTTATTCAGGTTGATGGCGGGGTGGATCCTGATAACACTTCTGAATTGATACGTAATGGCGCAGACGTGCTTGTATCCGGTTCTGCATTTTTTGGTTTTCCGCCGTACGCAGATCGCTTGAAGATGTTTGAAGAGATAGCTCGTAACGCATAACGGTCTTTTTGAGAGACGTTATCAACGGTTGTCATGGCGGCGATTAATGTCTATCGACAGCCACAGCAACCAGCTGGAAAAAATTTTATCGCATCATTCTTTTAGGAGGAAACGATGCCTTCTCGTAAAGACCTCGCCAATGCAGTCCGCGCTCTGAGCATGGACGCTGTGCAGCAAGCAAACTCAGGCCACCCAGGCGCGCCAATGGGTATGGCTGATATTGCTGAAGTTCTCTGGAACGATTTTCTTAAGCATAACCCAAGCAACCCTGCATGGGCTAACCGTGACCGTTTTGTACTGTCTAACGGTCATGCTTCCATGCTTATTTACTCTTTACTGCATCTCTCCGGTTACGACCTGAGCCTCGAAGAGATCAAAAATTTCCGTCAGATGGGTTCAAAAACTCCGGGTCATCCAGAATATGGCATGACTCCGGGTGTTGAACTTACTACTGGCCCTCTTGGTCAGGGTATCGCTACCGCAGTGGGTATGGCAGTTGCTGAAAAAGCACTCGCTAAGCACTTCAACCGTGACGGCTTTGACGTTGTAGATCACTACACCTACGTTTTCATGGGTGATGGTTGTTTAATGGAAGGTGTCTCTCACGAAGCATGTTCTTTTGCCGGTACTCTTGGTCTCGGTAAATTGATCGCATTCTGGGATGATAACGGTATCTCCATTGACGGTAAAGTTGACCACTGGTTCGACGAAGACACCGCTGCACGCTACGAAGCATACGGCTGGCATGTCGTTCGCAACGTAGATGGGCATAACCCTGAAGCAATCAAAAAAGCTGTTGAAGAAGCAAAAGCAGAAACTGCTAAACCTTCTCTCATCTGCTGTCGCACAATCATTGGTTTCGGTGCTCCGCACAAGCAGGGTACTGCTGCAACCCACGGTGCTCCTCTTGGCGATGATGAGATCGCAGCTACCCGTAAAGAAATCGGTTGGGCTCATCCTGCTTTTGAAATCCCAACTGAGGTTGCTGATGCATGGAACGCTCGTGAGCGTGGTGCAGAAGCTGAAAAAGAAT
This genomic interval carries:
- a CDS encoding nitroreductase family protein, with product MLNFKVDTDKCIKCGECAQDCLYGIIGMDDYPFIHEEKEEKCIGCQHCLAVCKTGALSILGKDPANSASIKGGLPAPNQMETLILSRRSIRRYKKEGVDPELIHHMLHVVDHAPTAVNQRQNRLTVIDNPESMDKLREQATAAALKVIREGNLPKGLERIADFLKGCEDGKDIIFRNAPHLLVASAPKDALAPMADCHIAMSYFELLANSHGLGTVWDGIAKAVLTMIAPELLELIGIPEDHTVVCVMAFGKPAVKYHRAVQHSDQDIHRAVI
- a CDS encoding class I SAM-dependent methyltransferase yields the protein MKQSQVIHAGQGFYTKPVLSLYDIWVLGISNSFIWRCPTKHLRYHFRKHVSLNHLDVGVGTGYFLDKCLLEQKRRLALLDANSTCLDTAAARVKRFKPEVYQADILAPLNLPCNKFDSISINALFHCLPGAIKEKAVILDTLSEYLYDGGKIFGSTILSHGVRQNFAAQKFMAFYNKKRIFSNTRDYRNGLREELESRFSNVKIEVKGCIAMFSARKGER
- the hcp gene encoding hydroxylamine reductase, with protein sequence MFCNQCEQTAKGIGCDKIGVCGKKADVAALQDLTVYALRGLALTALKKGDSSNNLGHFTAKMLFTTLTNVNFTPEDFQKFINEIVAHRKALDVHFASGPGNFEPAETLEGLIAQGEAHSIKNFDTDDDIRSAKQLLLYGMKGLCAYADHAAVLGQQDSSVYHFIYTGLAAGYDEQDRDLQAWLGLCLKCGEVNLRAMELLDTANTGTFGHPVPTEVPLGHVPGKAILVSGHDLQDLYLLLKQTEGTGINIYTHGEMLPCHAYPELKKFEHFYGHFGTAWQNQHKEFPEFPGAILFTTNCIQKPQEVYKDNVFTTGLVGWPGLTHIGPAKDFTPVIERALAQPGFTDTADKGSVLCGFGHNTVMSVADKVIEGVKAGSIRHFFLVGGCDGAKPGRNYYTEFVEQAPEDTVILTLACGKFRFFDKKLGDIGGIPRLLDIGQCNDAYSAIQIAIALAGAFECGVNELPLSLILSWYEQKAVVILLTLLSLGITDIRLGPSLPAFISPNILNILVDNYGIKPISTPEEDLKAILG
- the thrS gene encoding threonine--tRNA ligase, whose protein sequence is MNVSIEGQVVEVAAEASCRDALREVLSGKKFKTVLAAKCGTTTLDLTATIPTGCDEITPVYADTPEGLALLRHSTAHIMADAVKRLFPSAKVTIGPSIENGFYYDFDVERPFTTEDLEAIEAEMTKIIREAAPFTCEVVSKDEAKKLFADMGESYKLELIDAVDDDVVSIYRHGDFADLCRGPHLPTTGYVKSFKLMSVAGAYWRGDEKNPMLSRIYGTAFSDPKELKKYLNRLEEAKKRDHRKLGAALDLFSFQEEGGVGMAYWHPKGALIRTILEDFERKEHLKRGYDIVQAPQILKRELWERSGHYDNYRENMYFTEIDEVPYGVKPMNCVAHMLIYKSHMRSYRDLPMRYFELGVVHRHEKSGVLHGLMRVRQFTQDDAHIICRPDQLQEEIVGVLNFVKDIMNVFGFEYSLELSTRPEKSIGDDADWDLATESLIEALKAIDLPYEINEGDGAFYGPKIDIKLRDCLDREWQCATVQCDFTLPERFDLGYVGEDGERHRPVMVHRVILGSVERFIGILTEHYAGAFPTWLAPVQARVLTVTDAHNEFAEEIKAELRKEGIRVEADTRNEKLGYKVREAQVSKIPYMLVIGDKEVEEQGVNVRMRKGENLGLKSVSEVVELIKADCEEPFKSGGLSYRFS
- the infC gene encoding translation initiation factor IF-3, which translates into the protein MTKRNEQIRAREVRVISETGEQLGILGRNQAIDIAKEKGLDLVEVAANAEPPVCKIMDYGKYKFEQKKKKQEAKKNAAVVQVKEIKVRPKTDEHDYQTKLKHIRRFLEAGDRCKVTVFFRGREIVHKDRGLTILERAMEDTKDIAKVDQMPRSEGRTLHMLLVPTAKK
- the rpmI gene encoding 50S ribosomal protein L35, whose product is MPKIKTRRGAAKRFSLTGTGKIKRRKQNLRHILTKKSAKRKMNLGQSAIVDRSNEKAVRRMLPNA
- the rplT gene encoding 50S ribosomal protein L20 encodes the protein MRVKRGLAAHRRHKKYLKMAKGFRGGRSKLYRTAREAVENALVYSYRDRKTKKREFRRLWILRINAGARLNGLSYSKFMHGLTLAGVELNRKVLADLAVREKEHFAQLCEIAKAKLS